CCGTCCAGGCCCGGCCCGTCGCACAGGATCGCCCCGCGCACCGCCTTCGGGCGCCCGCCCGCGAGCATGAGCGCCACGTAGGCGCCGAGCCCGCGGCCGAGCAGGGTGACTGCGCCCAGGTGCGCGAGCGCCGCGTCGGCGTCGGCCATCAGCACCTCGGCGGTGTAGCCGCCGCCGGCCGGAAGCGTCGACGCGCCGTGACCCGTGAAGTCGAGCGCGAACACCGGCCCCGGCCAGCCGGCCAGCTCGGCGGGCAGGCGCTCGGGCGAGCGCTCGCCGAGCCCGTGCAGGAGCAGCAGCGCCGGCCCGGGGCGCTGCTCGAGCTCGTGCAGCGCGAGCGACACACGATTGTGTCGCAGGAAGGTCGTGCGGCTCACGACAGAAAATCCAGGACCAGGTCGGCCACGCGCCGCGGGTGCTCGATGTGCACGAAGTGACCCGAATCTTCGAACGGCACGAGCACGGCGCCGGGCGGCAGGAACGGCTCGAGCTCGTCGGGCTTCGTGCCCCAGCCCATCTCTTCCTCGATCAGGCCGAGGATCCCGAGCAGCGGCACCGGAAAGTCGCGCAGGCGCTCGAGCGCCCAGTGCGGGCGCCAGGGCCCGAACCCGCCGAAGCGCATCGACGGGTCGAGCTTCCAGCGCCAGCCGTCGGCGTCGCGGCGCGCCCCGATCGACACGAGATAGCGCAGCCATTCGGGGCTGAGGCGCGGGTTCATGCGGCCGCGGCGCGCTGCCAGCTCTTCCGGGCTGCCCGCCTTGCGCGCCAGCCCGGCGGTCGAACGGCGCCAGTCGAGCCAGCCCGAGATCTCGCTGTCGAGCAGCTTCGTGCGATCGTGCTCCGCCACGTCGGGGTGACGCCAGGTCGAGGGCAGGCCATCCAGGTTCGCGAAGCGCGACACGCGCTGCGGCCGCGCCTC
This region of Myxococcota bacterium genomic DNA includes:
- a CDS encoding alpha/beta hydrolase, encoding MSRTTFLRHNRVSLALHELEQRPGPALLLLHGLGERSPERLPAELAGWPGPVFALDFTGHGASTLPAGGGYTAEVLMADADAALAHLGAVTLLGRGLGAYVALMLAGGRPKAVRGAILCDGPGLDGGTPEPGAPDVTLPDPALVGPPDPFALAELAHDVRPPDYAASFARQASRLSGLAQPVAVCARARPAWLAAALAEPGVTVTGLDAALAQHARAAVGGQ
- a CDS encoding alpha/beta hydrolase, whose product is EARPQRVSRFANLDGLPSTWRHPDVAEHDRTKLLDSEISGWLDWRRSTAGLARKAGSPEELAARRGRMNPRLSPEWLRYLVSIGARRDADGWRWKLDPSMRFGGFGPWRPHWALERLRDFPVPLLGILGLIEEEMGWGTKPDELEPFLPPGAVLVPFEDSGHFVHIEHPRRVADLVLDFLS